CTGTTGGCGTATTAGAAATATTATTGCTTGGGGGTGCAGTCATTTGTTCCTTAATGAGTTGAATTGTTTTAGCTTGATGATCCTCTTTGATGCGTTTTAATTCTTCCTTGTTTACTTTATCAATAAATTCAATTTTGTATTCTTTGCCATATAAAGACTTAATCACCTTACTGATTTTTCTGTCATAACCCATGGAATGTAAAAAATGTGACAATGCAATGTTAAGATTAAATTTTATGGTATGCTCCACGACCTCAACAGCATAATTGTCTATAATAGCTTTCAAAACCGGATGTTCTTCTCCCATGGCAAGAATAATATTATCCAGTTGTTCCTTTAGAGGTTTTTTAGTTTCTCCGTCAATGTATCTTACAATAACCTTGGAATCGTTTAATTCAAATCTTTTTTGAATGAATTTATTAAAGTAATCGATTTCTCTTTTCCCAATATAATTGTAGGCATTGATTTTCATTTCCAATGCCTTCGTATCTTTTCGTATAACGACCTCTTCGAGGATGGCTGTATTGATATTTCCCTTGGACGGATAATCCCTAAAAATTTCATTTATTCTTTTCATATCACTCTTACCCTCTTGCAACATATTTCTGTATCTTATTATTATACTCCATGTACTTATTATTTGTCATATAAATATTTATGAATAATGCTTTAAGATCATACAAGAGTCCTTGTGTAAAATTATTGTGGTTGTTCTGTAAATAAATATTCGTCCTTTTGTATTTTATAAAACTCATCGTATCTCTTTTGAATATCGGGATTTTCTTTCATAAAGTGAACAAATTTTTCTATTGATTGTATGGTTGAAAAGGATAAATAGTGTTCCATAGATTCAGCTTCTTTCTCAATATCTGAAGAGGTTTTGAGCACTGTTAAAAAGTCTTTTAAAAGCTGATTTCTCTGAACCAAAAACCTTCCTTCAAAAATACCTTTTTCTGTTAGCTTAATCGCTTCATAAGGCTGATAAATCACATAGCCTCTATTGCTTAATTTATGTAAAGCCTTGACTACTGAGGGCAGAGAAACATCTAAAATTTGTGCTATGTCTGACACACGAATTTCATCAATCTTTATAGACAATCTATACATCTCTTCTAAATAATCTTGTAAACTCGGGGATAACATCGTATGATCTTCTCCTATCTTTTTTGTTCACAACAAGTATATTCTAAAACTTCTTCATATATTACATTCTTTTATTTCTGCTGGAGACGAACTTTGTCCTATGCTACAAGAATAATGAAGTATATTGTAATTTCTTTAAAGATTATCTGCCATATCTTCAATTGACATAAATAATGCCACATATTACAATAGATTAAGAGAGATATTAGAAAACGATTGGAGGACTTTTGATGTCTGATTTTGTGATCTTGTCTGACAGCTCCTGTGACCTGCCGGATTCTGTGGTCAATGAATATAATATAGAACTCATTCCCTTTTACGTATCCTTTGATCAAAATACGTATTATAAAGAGAGAGTTGAATTAACGATTAGAGATTTTTACAATACACTAAGGAAGAAAAATGTATTTCCTAAAACATCCCTTCCTTCTGTAAATGATTACATGAAAATTTTTACAAGTTATATTAGAGAAAATAAGGGCATTATATGTTTTTGTCTTACATCTAAATTCAGCGGCTCCTATCAAGCGGCTGTAAATGCAAAAAATATACTTCTAGAAGAATATCCGGATGCAAAAATTGAAGTCATTAATTCTATACAAGCTACTGCGGGGCAAGGACTGATTGTTCTCCAGGCAGCTAAGATGCAAAAAGCAGGATATTCTATGGAAGACACTGTAAGGAAAATCGAAATTTTAAAAGAAACTGCCAGAATTACCTTCTTTGTAGATACTCTGGAGTATTTAGAAAAAGGCGGACGTATCGGAAAAGTAAGCGCCCTAATTGGAGGAGTTCTGAATTTTAAACCTCTTATCGTGGTAAAAGAAGGAGAGCTCATACCCTATGGGAAAATCCGTGGAAGAAAGAAAGCTCTTAAAAAAATCATAGAAATGGCAGAAGAAATCATTCAGGATGATTTTGACAGTTACGAATTCTGTATTGCCCATGGAGATTGTATTGAAGAAGCCGATGTCCTTAAAAATATGCTTGAAGAAGAATGGAATCTCAAAATGGACCTTCCGTTTTTTGAAATCGGTACAACCATCGGAACCAATACCGGTCCCGATGCCATAGGAATTTGTTTTATTAAGAAATATGACCGTATATAAATTCAAAAAAGAGACTATCCGATGTCAGATCTGATA
The genomic region above belongs to Defluviitalea saccharophila and contains:
- a CDS encoding DegV family protein — encoded protein: MSDFVILSDSSCDLPDSVVNEYNIELIPFYVSFDQNTYYKERVELTIRDFYNTLRKKNVFPKTSLPSVNDYMKIFTSYIRENKGIICFCLTSKFSGSYQAAVNAKNILLEEYPDAKIEVINSIQATAGQGLIVLQAAKMQKAGYSMEDTVRKIEILKETARITFFVDTLEYLEKGGRIGKVSALIGGVLNFKPLIVVKEGELIPYGKIRGRKKALKKIIEMAEEIIQDDFDSYEFCIAHGDCIEEADVLKNMLEEEWNLKMDLPFFEIGTTIGTNTGPDAIGICFIKKYDRI
- a CDS encoding metal-dependent transcriptional regulator produces the protein MLSPSLQDYLEEMYRLSIKIDEIRVSDIAQILDVSLPSVVKALHKLSNRGYVIYQPYEAIKLTEKGIFEGRFLVQRNQLLKDFLTVLKTSSDIEKEAESMEHYLSFSTIQSIEKFVHFMKENPDIQKRYDEFYKIQKDEYLFTEQPQ